The Silene latifolia isolate original U9 population chromosome X, ASM4854445v1, whole genome shotgun sequence genome contains the following window.
AATTTTGCAAGAATGACAATGATCaaaactagaaatagaaatagGTAAACTAAATTGTCTTTTTAGAAAAGAAAAAACATTGGATGAAGGATGGCCAAGACGATGGTGCCATAAGAGTGGAGCGGAAGCAGTTGATGTAGCTGTGAAGGCGTGTGAGGCAGACGGGTTCCAGGAGTAGATACCACGATCAATTGGGCCGTGGAGAAGGATTCGTCCCGTCATTGAATCCTTAAAAAAGAAATGAGACGATGTGAATTCGATGAAGGCGTTATTATCATGACAGAATTGAGATACAGACAAGATATTGCGAGAAATAAGCGGAACATGAAGTACATTACGAAAGTAAAGAGAGGAAGAATGAGAGTGAATGTCAAAAGAACCTATGTTAGATATGGGCAGCGAGGAACCATCACCAATGACAACGTCATCGGGACCGTCATATGGAGCATGTAGAGCAAGATTGGATAAGTCGTTTGTGATGTGGTGAGAGGCACCACCATCAACTAGCCACGAGTTGGGAGAGGAAGGGGTTGCAGTGGCCGTGTTTCCTTGAGGACGACCACTAAGAGGACGGTTGGGACGAGTGTAAGGAATCACGGTGAGAAAGGGGTGTGCTTTCTTGAAATTGCGACAATTGGTGAACGTGTGACCTTTGTAGCCACAGTATTGACAGACCGAGACATCAGGGGACAGATTGGGAAGGAGGGGAGTGGTGTTGGGGCGATTTTGATAACGGGGTTGATTAGAGCGATATTGAGCAGCAAAGGCAGTGGTGGGAAGTGGTGAGGCAGACGTGGTTTGAGGATTTTGGAGGTCATGATTGATAAGCTTCTCATGTAGGGCATCGAAGGTTATAGAGGTGTCCCGGGCTTCAACCGTTTCCTTGATGGCTCGATAGTGTGTCGAGTCAAGGCCACGAAGTACCTTCGAGATGATGTCTTCGGGGTCCATAGATTTACCAAATTGGGCAAGTTCTAGGGTACAAGTTTTGATTTGATGCATGTATTCGGTGACAGTTTGGTCGGGTTTCTTGATGATGGATTCAAGACGATTTTTGATTTGGAGTATGTGACCCCGAGAGGGGTTGGCAAAGGTGGAGGCAAGGGTAGACCAAGCCTCGTGAGAGGACGTGGAACGGGTGACTAAAGGGGCAATATTGGCGTCGAGGGTTCCAACAAGGGAAGCAAGGAGAAGACGGTCTTGCCGAGCCCATGTGGAGTATGCGGGGTTGGCAGTGGATTTGTTGTCAACGATGACAGTTTTGGGAGGGCTAGGATGCGTGCCATCGAGATAGTAGAAGAGATCGAGCCCCTCGAGGAAGGACTGAATTTGGAAGGACCATTGGGTGTAGTTTGTGGTGGTTAGGGTTTTGCATTGTGAGAGGTTGATAAAGATGATAGGGGTGGTGTTATCGGTGGTATTGGGAACAATTAGGGCGTTGCTTGCCATGCTTGAAGGATACGATGTCGAGGATCGAAGGCGATTGATACCATATAAGATGAGGAAGTGTTTTTTGTATATGATAAACAAGAGCAATGTACATGAGTTTATATACTTTAGGTATTACCTAAACCTAAGGCTAAAAATATACAAGTATAAGGAAAGAATAAGCTAAAGGAAATATATACAAAGATCTTATAACTAAACTAAAGATACACATATCAAAACCGTATAACAATAATTATAGCTTGCTTGATGGAGAGGTAGAATTATTTGTTTCCTTAACATTgtccacattgataaaagaggagcgAGAGTCTACCACTTTACAAGCTAAGGGTCTATTTCCTCTATTACTAATTCGTTTTTAAAGTGGAATTTCCTTTGATTTACAAAGCGGATTCTCTATCTCTTTCATTTAGTTAGACTAGTTCTGTTGCATAATTTAACAAATTTTTAATTAAATATGTTTTGTAGGCCCAACATCTTATCAATTCTGACATACCGATAAGGGCATGATTTAACAAATTTTTAATTATAAGTATGCTCGAATTCGTGAAACGATTTGAATACCAGAATTTGCTTGAGTGTTACAAACTCATGACATCGCATTTCTAAAAGCTCTCATGTGCCAGCTCAGTAGGCAAAGTCTACAAATTTGGAAATTTGGTATTATAACTTGGTGAGTAGTTCCTTTCCTTTCGCCTAGAATTATTATTTTTGGTAGGCCTACGGCCTACCAATGCCACATTACTAGATTTTCAACAAATTTTTGGTTTTATATGCTCATGTTTTAACCAAAACAATGTGATTCTGTTACACGTCTTTACCTGATTATTATTAACAGACCAATTACGAATATACAAAGATTTATATAGTTTTATAAGACAATCGGATCATATACTTTGAATAACTTTGTAATAAGTTATGGTTAATATAGGCGCAAGGGGGTTGGGTCAGCCCCCTCCCGACATAACTCTGGTCCTCCACTGGTAACACTTGATCGATGACGTCCTATCATTTTTCATTCagaaaaatatgttatttttttaCTGATCCCATTCTCTATCTACATGATACTCAGAGAGGTATATCTTAAGTGACTAATTGTTCAAAACTTGTGTAGTACTCGTGAGAGTTTAGGTgcaatataaatataaatataaaacagTTGTATCAACGCATTCTTTCCCACAGAATCTATTTAGGAAGGAAGCACCAAAGGTCAGATACCCttgtacttgtcttattattAGAGCTGGCCATCAGCACGGGCTGACCCGGCCCAACCCGGACTTGACCCGCCTTGACCCGTTATTTTATGCAACTTGGCCTGACTCGACCTTAGCCCGCCGTTAACCCTAGCCTAGCTCGGGTCCTGAAATTCCAGCCCGGCCTTGGCCcgccattttagcaaaaataaaaaataaaaaaataaaatggcaAGCACGGCAGCCCGACCCGCCATTGGCCCACCTCGGGTCGTGGCCCGGCTCAAGCATATGACAGCCTGGCCTGGCCCGGCCAAGCTCGCCCCTTCCCCCTGGCATGGCCCGGGTCTGACTTGGAGAGCCCGGCCCGAGCACATGTCTACTTATTATCTTATAAATATGATCCTCTAGGAGCCATATTACCAATTCATCAATAACTAAGAACCAAAATATACCAACTTTTTTGTGACACACTTCAAATCTTTCTAAAAATTAACTTGATAGACGATATGGAAAATTCTTTGAGTTCTACAAATTTCATGATAAAATCTTGTTCTTCTAGAAATAATATTTCATGTCGTTCTGAGGAGAGTGGCTGGACTTTGTACCTAAATGACTTCATGGCCGGCGGtttcgaggttgaagatgaaatGTCCTCTGTAGTTTCTGATAGTTTGATCGTGAAAAGAACTAATAAGGGATCACATGTTGATCATGACTTGGAAGATACTGCTTCTTCTCCTAGTCATAGTCCTATGGTATTTGCATATCAAGTAGATATTCATATGTATCTTACTATCTTAATTAGataattaaaatcacaaattttgATACGAAACGGTTTCATACTAATTTTATCGTGAGACTAACCTATAGTATGGGCGATTAGCTATTTAATTTGTTGAAtttattttgatacaaaacggCCTCATAATAATCTTATCGTGAAACTGACCTATAGTATGAAAATGCTTTTATACTCCGTACTATATAcgatgtatttataaatatatttgtaatttttttcCATGGTGAACTAATCTTGCGCATTGGTTTGATTTTTGAGCAGGTTGATGATGAGAACCACTTACACAAGAACTTAAACGgattgcataatagagaaactTCCCAGGTAAATTGATAATCGGCAATTGAATCGAAATTCATACGTATTTGTGTTGATTGTGATGTCAACTACTTCACCTTGTCTATTAAGCAGTATTTAATTTCGATTTTAGcttcatttttctttgttttagCAAGGTTTTATATATGT
Protein-coding sequences here:
- the LOC141621905 gene encoding vascular-related unknown protein 4-like gives rise to the protein MENSLSSTNFMIKSCSSRNNISCRSEESGWTLYLNDFMAGGFEVEDEMSSVVSDSLIVKRTNKGSHVDHDLEDTASSPSHSPMVDDENHLHKNLNGLHNRETSQEKGNNSQKQAEQGIDMNCIETQLRSKGLCVVPMSMLLGYLNY